One Pectobacterium colocasium DNA segment encodes these proteins:
- the ldtD gene encoding L,D-transpeptidase has translation MLLLHKRKMVRLLLRVGCIWVGSLSPSFSVLAASPTVVSGLAQSSGVVSVENSRAGLLSALPHGMTLHYLSDLSSLYAQHQMQPMWADNRAVQQFQQQLAEVAIAGVQPQFTTWVTWLTDPQLTGFARDAVLSDAMLGYLQFVSGVERNGNDWLYSSVPYRLQSPAINIVSQWQQAVKSGTSAAYVVSLAPQHSQYAKMHEALKTMLTDNRPWPSLNMTESLRPEQQSRELAVLREILQRTGMLSSTESITLFNENAAATTVANGQAPLAYSDAAGGDLYSGELVEAVKRFQHWQGLEDDGVIGKRTRDWLNVSPQMRATLLALNIQRLRLLPDNVHTGIMVNIPNYSLIYYQDGAERLSSRVIVGQPKRKTPLMSSSLYNVVVNPPWNVPTTLIRQDIIPKVVRDPGYLQRHGYTVLSGWSQDAEVIDPSMIDWQVVSPERFPYRLRQAPGANNSLGRYKFNMPNSEAIYLHDTPNHNLFQRDIRALSSGCVRVNKASELASMLLQDAGWNNSRISSTLDQGNTTFVSMKHRIPVNLYYLTAWVAEDGRPQFRTDIYNYDDTARAGTKVLSRAGLLLQ, from the coding sequence ATGTTGTTGTTACATAAACGAAAAATGGTCAGGCTGCTGTTGCGCGTGGGTTGTATTTGGGTCGGAAGCCTGTCTCCTTCGTTTTCGGTGCTGGCAGCATCTCCGACGGTGGTATCTGGCTTAGCACAAAGCTCAGGCGTGGTGTCCGTCGAAAATAGTCGTGCAGGGCTTCTGTCAGCGCTGCCGCACGGTATGACGTTACATTATCTCTCTGATTTATCATCGCTTTATGCCCAACATCAGATGCAACCGATGTGGGCGGATAACCGCGCGGTACAACAGTTTCAACAGCAGCTTGCTGAAGTAGCGATCGCGGGCGTACAACCGCAGTTCACCACGTGGGTGACCTGGCTGACCGATCCGCAATTGACCGGGTTTGCGCGTGATGCTGTTTTATCCGATGCGATGCTGGGCTATTTGCAGTTCGTCTCTGGCGTCGAACGCAACGGCAATGACTGGTTGTACAGCAGTGTGCCTTATCGTTTGCAATCGCCAGCAATCAATATTGTGTCTCAGTGGCAACAGGCCGTTAAATCCGGTACCAGCGCCGCCTATGTGGTTTCGCTGGCACCGCAGCACTCGCAGTACGCCAAAATGCATGAGGCGCTGAAAACGATGCTGACGGATAATCGTCCGTGGCCGAGCCTGAATATGACGGAGTCTCTGCGTCCGGAACAACAGAGCCGGGAGCTGGCGGTACTGCGTGAAATTCTGCAACGTACCGGTATGCTGTCGTCAACGGAGAGTATTACGCTGTTTAACGAAAATGCCGCCGCGACAACGGTAGCAAACGGGCAGGCTCCGCTGGCGTATAGCGATGCGGCGGGTGGCGATCTCTACTCGGGAGAACTGGTTGAGGCGGTGAAACGTTTCCAGCATTGGCAAGGGCTGGAGGACGACGGCGTCATTGGTAAGCGTACGCGTGATTGGCTCAATGTGTCCCCGCAAATGCGTGCGACGCTGCTGGCGCTGAATATTCAGCGTCTGCGCCTGCTGCCGGATAATGTGCACACCGGGATTATGGTGAATATCCCCAATTATTCGCTGATCTACTATCAGGATGGTGCTGAGCGTTTATCGTCGCGTGTCATTGTTGGGCAACCTAAGCGTAAGACGCCGTTGATGAGCAGCTCGCTGTATAACGTGGTGGTCAATCCGCCGTGGAATGTCCCGACGACGCTGATTCGACAGGATATCATTCCTAAAGTGGTGCGCGACCCCGGTTACCTACAGCGGCATGGTTATACGGTGTTGTCCGGCTGGAGTCAGGATGCAGAAGTGATTGATCCCTCAATGATCGATTGGCAAGTTGTGTCACCAGAGCGCTTCCCTTATCGCCTGCGTCAGGCGCCTGGGGCGAATAACTCACTGGGACGTTATAAATTCAATATGCCAAATTCGGAAGCCATTTATCTGCACGACACGCCTAATCACAATCTGTTCCAACGTGATATTCGGGCGCTGAGCTCCGGCTGCGTTCGGGTCAATAAGGCATCGGAATTGGCTAGCATGCTATTGCAGGATGCGGGATGGAATAATAGTCGTATTTCTTCCACCTTGGATCAGGGGAATACCACCTTTGTTTCAATGAAACACCGGATTCCAGTCAATCTCTATTATCTGACGGCGTGGGTAGCGGAAGATGGCAGGCCGCAGTTCCGCACAGATATTTACAATTATGATGATACTGCCCGAGCCGGGACGAAAGTGCTCTCCAGAGCTGGGTTGTTGCTTCAGTAA
- a CDS encoding porin — protein sequence MMKRNILAVVIPALLVAGTANAAEVYNKDGNKLDLTGKVTAKHLFSDDKNNNGDDTYARLGFKGETQIASGLTGFGRYEAQFAGNKEEGQSTRTRYAFAGLKFADYGSFDYGRNLGIAYDGIAYTDVLPEWGGDQSNSDNFLTGRSTGVATYRNANFFGLVDGWNFAVQYQGKNDSDTLNEGNTRKLSRQNGDGWGISSSYTSDIGLGVVGSYAAINRTADQNATITGKGKKAEAWATGLKYDANSIYLAATYGEYRNVSFIEDIPVTGGTIDTFADKTEIFEAVAQYNFDFGLTPSLGYVQAKAKSSNGAASVNDYINKYVSLGATYAFNKNMSVYTEYDINLIKSDNVYGINDDDKVALGLTYQF from the coding sequence ATGATGAAACGCAACATTCTTGCAGTAGTAATCCCAGCTCTGTTAGTCGCGGGCACCGCCAACGCAGCAGAAGTTTATAACAAAGACGGCAACAAGCTGGATCTGACTGGTAAAGTTACTGCTAAACACCTGTTTTCTGATGACAAGAATAACAATGGTGATGACACCTATGCTCGTCTGGGCTTCAAGGGTGAAACTCAAATCGCGAGTGGCTTGACTGGCTTTGGTCGTTATGAAGCGCAATTTGCGGGCAACAAAGAAGAAGGGCAAAGCACCAGAACGCGTTATGCGTTTGCCGGCCTGAAATTCGCTGATTACGGTTCTTTCGATTATGGCCGTAATCTGGGCATTGCATACGATGGTATCGCTTATACTGACGTTCTTCCTGAATGGGGTGGCGATCAGTCTAACTCCGATAACTTCCTGACTGGCCGTTCTACTGGTGTTGCTACTTACCGTAACGCTAATTTCTTCGGTCTGGTTGATGGTTGGAATTTTGCTGTTCAATACCAAGGTAAAAACGATTCTGATACCTTGAACGAAGGTAACACTCGTAAACTGTCTCGTCAGAATGGCGACGGCTGGGGTATTTCTTCCTCTTACACATCAGATATCGGTTTAGGTGTTGTTGGTTCTTACGCTGCAATTAACCGTACTGCTGATCAAAATGCTACCATTACAGGTAAAGGTAAAAAAGCAGAAGCTTGGGCTACTGGCCTGAAATATGATGCAAACAGCATCTATTTAGCAGCAACATATGGCGAGTACCGCAATGTCAGTTTCATTGAAGATATCCCGGTTACCGGCGGTACAATCGACACATTCGCTGACAAAACTGAAATTTTTGAAGCCGTCGCTCAATACAATTTTGATTTTGGTCTGACACCTTCTCTGGGCTACGTTCAAGCTAAGGCAAAATCATCTAACGGCGCAGCTAGTGTGAATGACTATATCAATAAATATGTTAGCTTGGGTGCAACCTATGCATTCAACAAAAACATGTCTGTTTACACTGAATACGACATCAACCTGATCAAGTCTGACAATGTTTACGGCATCAACGACGACGATAAAGTTGCTCTTGGCCTGACTTACCAGTTCTAA
- the pepN gene encoding aminopeptidase N: MNQQPQIKYRHDYRAPDYTITDIALDFDLHAEKTRVKAVSQVVLQGEAGAPLKLDGEGLVLIGLSVDGQPWTHYQQQDDGLILTQLPARFTLSIETEINPIANSALEGLYQSGEALCTQCEAEGFRHITYYLDRPDVLAKFTTRITADKARYPYLLSNGNRMAQGELEGGRHWIEWQDPFPKPAYLFALVAGDFDVLQDRFTTRSGRDVALELYVDRGNLDRAGWAMTSLKNAMKWDEERFGLEYDLDIYMIVAVDFFNMGAMENKGLNVFNSKYVLAKAETATDKDYLNIEAVIGHEYFHNWTGNRVTCRDWFQLSLKEGLTVFRDQEFSSDLGSRPVNRIDNVRVMRGAQFAEDASPMSHPIRPDQVIEMNNFYTLTVYEKGSEVIRMMHTLLGEDGFQAGIRLYFERHDGSAATCDDFVQAMEDASGVDLTQFRRWYSQSGTPVLTVRDDYDPQTQQYLLSVSQMTPVGADKQAKLPLHIPLDIELYDPQGQVIPLQKDGQLLASVLNVTESEQTFIFDQVPCRPIPSLLREFSAPVKLNYAWSDEQLTFLMRHASNAFSRWDAAQSLLANYIRLNVSRYQQKQPLSVPMHVVDAFRGVLLDEKLDPMLASQILTLPSENEIAELFDVIDPTAIAAVRESMTRTIAKEMADEWLAVYHANQAPQYRIEHADMGKRALRNVCLHYLAFSDEAQANKLVQAQFRQADNMTDSLAALSAAVEAQLPVRDELLTQFDNRWHQDGLVMDKWFVLQATSPAADVLTRVRELLQHRSFSLNNPNRLRSLVGAFAAANPSAFHAEDGSGYRFLTEILSDLNTRNPQVAARVIEPLIRLKRYDAKRQAQMRQALEQLKTLENLSGDLFEKISKALQD, from the coding sequence ATGAATCAACAGCCGCAAATAAAATATCGCCATGACTACCGTGCGCCGGATTATACCATTACCGATATTGCACTGGATTTCGATCTCCATGCCGAGAAAACGCGCGTAAAAGCCGTGAGTCAGGTGGTGTTGCAAGGGGAGGCTGGCGCGCCGTTGAAGCTGGATGGGGAAGGGCTGGTTCTGATCGGGCTGAGCGTTGATGGGCAGCCGTGGACACATTATCAGCAGCAGGACGATGGCCTGATCCTGACGCAACTCCCTGCGCGTTTTACGCTCAGCATCGAAACGGAAATCAATCCCATCGCCAATAGCGCGCTGGAAGGGCTATATCAATCCGGTGAAGCCCTGTGTACGCAGTGTGAGGCCGAAGGTTTCCGTCATATTACCTACTATCTTGACCGGCCGGATGTGCTGGCAAAATTCACTACGCGCATTACGGCGGATAAAGCACGCTATCCTTATTTACTCTCTAACGGCAACCGCATGGCGCAAGGGGAGCTGGAAGGCGGCCGCCATTGGATTGAGTGGCAGGATCCATTCCCGAAACCGGCCTACCTGTTCGCGCTGGTTGCCGGCGATTTTGATGTCCTTCAGGATCGTTTCACGACACGTTCTGGCCGTGATGTGGCGTTGGAGCTGTACGTTGACCGTGGCAATCTCGATCGTGCCGGCTGGGCGATGACTTCGTTGAAGAATGCGATGAAGTGGGACGAAGAGCGCTTTGGCCTGGAATACGATCTCGACATTTATATGATCGTTGCTGTTGATTTCTTCAACATGGGGGCGATGGAAAATAAAGGGCTGAACGTATTCAACTCTAAATACGTGCTGGCCAAGGCAGAAACTGCGACGGATAAAGATTATCTGAACATTGAAGCGGTGATCGGCCATGAATATTTCCACAACTGGACGGGTAACCGCGTGACCTGCCGCGACTGGTTCCAGCTTAGCCTGAAAGAAGGGCTGACGGTGTTCCGCGATCAGGAGTTCAGTTCCGATCTGGGATCGCGTCCGGTGAATCGTATTGATAATGTGCGTGTCATGCGCGGCGCGCAGTTTGCCGAAGATGCCAGCCCGATGTCGCATCCGATTCGTCCCGATCAGGTGATCGAGATGAATAACTTCTACACGCTGACGGTCTATGAAAAGGGATCGGAAGTGATCCGCATGATGCACACCTTATTAGGTGAAGACGGTTTCCAGGCAGGTATTCGTCTGTATTTTGAGCGTCATGACGGCAGTGCGGCAACCTGTGATGACTTTGTGCAGGCAATGGAAGACGCCTCCGGTGTCGATCTCACGCAGTTCCGCCGTTGGTACAGCCAGTCAGGTACGCCGGTGCTGACCGTGCGTGATGACTACGATCCGCAGACGCAACAATATCTGCTGAGCGTGAGCCAAATGACGCCCGTTGGTGCCGATAAACAAGCCAAACTGCCGCTGCACATTCCGCTGGATATCGAACTGTACGATCCGCAAGGGCAGGTGATTCCGTTACAGAAAGACGGCCAACTGCTGGCGTCGGTGCTTAATGTCACCGAATCCGAGCAAACGTTCATTTTCGATCAGGTGCCTTGCCGTCCGATTCCTTCTTTATTACGTGAGTTTTCTGCGCCAGTAAAACTGAACTATGCCTGGAGCGATGAACAGCTGACGTTCCTGATGCGTCATGCGAGCAATGCGTTCTCACGGTGGGATGCAGCACAGAGCCTGTTGGCTAACTATATCCGTCTGAACGTTTCCCGTTATCAGCAGAAGCAGCCGCTTTCCGTGCCGATGCATGTCGTCGATGCTTTCCGTGGCGTACTGCTGGATGAAAAACTGGATCCGATGCTGGCCTCTCAGATTCTGACATTACCAAGCGAAAATGAGATTGCCGAGCTGTTTGACGTCATCGATCCGACGGCGATCGCCGCTGTACGTGAGAGCATGACGCGCACAATAGCGAAAGAGATGGCGGATGAGTGGCTGGCGGTGTATCACGCCAATCAGGCACCACAGTATCGCATCGAGCACGCGGATATGGGTAAACGTGCGCTGCGCAACGTCTGCCTGCATTATCTGGCATTTAGCGATGAAGCGCAGGCGAATAAACTGGTGCAGGCGCAGTTCCGTCAGGCGGATAACATGACTGATTCGCTGGCCGCGCTGTCGGCGGCGGTTGAGGCACAGTTGCCAGTGCGTGATGAATTGCTGACGCAGTTTGACAACCGCTGGCATCAGGATGGTTTGGTTATGGATAAATGGTTTGTGCTGCAAGCCACTAGCCCGGCCGCCGATGTGCTGACCCGCGTGCGTGAGTTGCTGCAACACCGTTCATTTAGCCTGAATAACCCTAACCGTCTTCGTTCGCTGGTAGGGGCGTTTGCGGCCGCTAATCCGTCGGCTTTCCATGCTGAAGACGGCAGTGGTTATCGCTTCCTGACGGAGATTCTGAGCGATCTGAACACCCGCAATCCGCAGGTCGCGGCTCGGGTGATCGAACCGTTGATCCGCCTGAAACGCTATGATGCTAAACGTCAGGCGCAAATGCGTCAGGCGCTGGAGCAACTGAAGACGTTGGAAAATCTGTCCGGTGATTTGTTCGAGAAGATCAGCAAGGCACTGCAAGACTAA
- a CDS encoding YcbK family protein: protein MDHIDNHRRKWLALGGAAFGIALLPGQAFATLSTPRPRILTLDNLNTGERLKTEFFDGKRYNKSELSRLNHFFRDYRANKVKTIDPQLFDQLYRLQVMLGTNKPVQLISGYRAIDTNNELRAHSRGVAKQSYHTKGQAMDFHIEGVQLANIRKAAMKMRAGGVGYYPRSDFVHIDTGPVRTW from the coding sequence ATGGATCACATTGACAATCATCGCCGTAAGTGGCTTGCACTGGGTGGTGCCGCGTTTGGTATCGCACTGCTTCCCGGTCAGGCATTTGCAACGTTATCTACGCCCCGACCACGAATTTTGACGCTGGACAATCTGAATACCGGAGAACGGCTAAAAACGGAATTTTTTGATGGCAAACGGTATAACAAATCAGAACTCTCCCGCCTGAATCACTTTTTCCGCGATTATCGCGCCAATAAAGTCAAAACGATTGACCCCCAGCTTTTCGATCAGCTCTATCGTTTACAGGTCATGCTGGGCACCAATAAGCCCGTACAGCTGATTTCCGGTTATCGCGCGATAGATACGAATAATGAATTACGTGCGCATAGCAGGGGTGTGGCAAAGCAGAGTTACCACACGAAAGGGCAGGCGATGGATTTCCATATTGAAGGCGTTCAACTGGCTAACATTCGTAAAGCAGCGATGAAGATGCGTGCAGGTGGGGTGGGCTACTACCCACGTAGCGATTTCGTTCACATCGATACCGGCCCAGTCCGCACCTGGTAA
- the asnS gene encoding asparagine--tRNA ligase — protein MSVVPVVDVLQGRVAVDSEVTVRGWVRTRRDSKAGISFIAVYDGSCFNPLQAVVNNNLSNYQDDVLRLTTGCSVEITGNVVASPGEGQSFELQATHVNVVGWVDDPDTYPMAAKRHSIEYLREVAHLRPRTNLIGAVARVRHTLAQAIHRFFHENGYFWVSTPLITASDTEGAGEMFRVSTLDLENLPRTEQGKVDFSEDFFGKEAFLTVSGQLNGETYACALSNVYTFGPTFRAENSNTSRHLAEFWMIEPEVAFATLDDVAGLAENLLKYVFQAVLNERADDMAFFAERVDKEAITRLEKFVSSDFAQVDYTDAVEILLNCGKQFENPVYWGVDLSSEHERYLAEQHFKAPVVVKNYPKDIKAFYMRMNDDGKTVAAMDVLAPGIGEIIGGSQREERLAQLDSRLEEMGLNKEDYWWYRDLRRYGTIPHSGFGLGFERLIAYVTGVQNVRDVIPFPRTPRNASF, from the coding sequence ATGAGCGTAGTGCCTGTAGTCGATGTACTGCAAGGCCGTGTCGCCGTTGACAGCGAAGTCACCGTGCGCGGCTGGGTACGTACCCGGAGAGATTCTAAAGCCGGTATCTCCTTTATCGCCGTTTATGACGGCTCCTGCTTTAATCCGTTACAGGCTGTCGTTAATAATAATCTCTCCAATTATCAGGATGACGTACTGCGCCTGACCACCGGTTGCTCCGTAGAAATCACCGGTAACGTCGTCGCCTCTCCGGGTGAAGGACAGAGCTTCGAGCTGCAAGCCACCCACGTCAACGTCGTCGGCTGGGTTGACGATCCCGATACTTACCCGATGGCGGCAAAGCGTCACAGTATCGAATACCTGCGTGAAGTGGCGCATTTGCGTCCACGCACCAACCTGATCGGTGCCGTTGCGCGCGTTCGCCATACGCTGGCACAGGCCATTCACCGTTTCTTCCATGAGAACGGCTACTTCTGGGTATCTACCCCGCTGATTACCGCATCCGATACCGAAGGTGCGGGTGAAATGTTCCGCGTTTCTACCCTCGATCTGGAAAATCTGCCGCGTACTGAACAAGGCAAAGTGGATTTCAGCGAAGATTTCTTCGGCAAAGAAGCGTTCCTGACCGTATCTGGCCAGTTGAATGGCGAAACTTACGCCTGTGCGCTGTCCAATGTGTACACCTTTGGCCCAACGTTCCGCGCGGAAAACTCAAACACCAGCCGCCATCTGGCTGAGTTTTGGATGATCGAACCGGAAGTTGCTTTCGCCACGCTGGATGATGTAGCCGGTCTGGCTGAAAACCTGCTGAAATATGTTTTCCAGGCCGTACTGAACGAGCGTGCCGATGATATGGCGTTCTTTGCCGAGCGCGTCGATAAAGAAGCTATCACCCGTCTGGAAAAATTCGTCAGCTCCGATTTCGCTCAGGTGGATTACACCGATGCCGTCGAAATCCTGCTGAACTGCGGAAAACAGTTCGAGAACCCGGTTTACTGGGGTGTTGACCTCTCCTCCGAACATGAGCGTTATCTGGCGGAGCAGCACTTCAAAGCACCGGTTGTGGTTAAAAACTACCCGAAAGACATCAAAGCTTTCTATATGCGTATGAATGACGACGGTAAAACCGTTGCCGCGATGGATGTTCTGGCACCGGGCATCGGTGAAATCATCGGCGGCTCTCAGCGTGAAGAGCGTCTGGCGCAGTTGGATAGCCGTCTGGAAGAGATGGGTCTGAATAAAGAAGACTACTGGTGGTATCGCGATTTACGTCGTTACGGCACCATTCCCCATTCCGGTTTCGGTTTAGGTTTTGAACGACTGATTGCCTATGTTACCGGTGTACAAAATGTGCGCGATGTGATTCCTTTCCCGCGCACACCGAGGAACGCCAGTTTCTAA
- a CDS encoding MBL fold metallo-hydrolase encodes MKYQIVPVTAFSQNCTLLWCEKTNDAAIVDPGGDAEKIKRAVADAGISVKQILLTHGHLDHVGAAAELAEHYQVAIIGPQIEDAFWLEGLPAQSRMFGLEECAPLTPSRWLQEGDEVTVGETTLAVFHCPGHTPGHIVFFDAESRLAQVGDVIFNGGVGRTDFPQGNHQALIASIKNKLLPLGDDVTFIPGHGPMSNLGHERKTNPFLREDAAIW; translated from the coding sequence ATGAAATATCAAATTGTCCCAGTGACGGCATTTAGCCAGAACTGCACGTTGTTATGGTGTGAAAAAACGAATGACGCGGCGATTGTCGATCCCGGTGGTGATGCAGAGAAAATTAAACGTGCCGTTGCGGACGCAGGGATTTCGGTTAAGCAGATTCTGTTAACACATGGTCATTTGGATCATGTGGGCGCGGCTGCCGAATTGGCTGAACACTATCAGGTCGCGATTATTGGCCCGCAGATTGAAGATGCATTCTGGCTGGAAGGGTTACCTGCACAAAGCCGGATGTTTGGTCTGGAAGAGTGTGCACCGCTGACGCCATCACGTTGGTTACAGGAAGGGGATGAAGTGACGGTGGGGGAGACAACGCTGGCCGTTTTTCATTGCCCTGGTCATACCCCCGGCCATATTGTTTTCTTTGATGCGGAATCGCGTCTGGCACAGGTGGGCGATGTTATTTTTAACGGCGGCGTGGGTCGCACCGATTTCCCACAGGGGAATCATCAGGCGCTGATTGCGTCTATCAAAAATAAACTGCTACCGCTGGGTGACGATGTGACGTTTATTCCGGGGCACGGCCCGATGTCGAACTTAGGACATGAGCGTAAAACCAATCCTTTCCTGCGTGAAGATGCGGCGATTTGGTAA
- a CDS encoding amino acid aminotransferase, with the protein MFENISAAPADPILGLTDLFRADDRANKINLGIGVYKDETGKTPVLTSVKKAEQYLLENETTKNYLGIDGLPAFGQRTQELLFGKQNAIIADKRARTAQTPGGTGALRVAADFIANQTSAKRIWISNPTWPNHNNVFSAVGLEVCQYDYYDAANHALDFDGLLNSLNAAQAGDVVLFHGCCHNPTGIDPTAEQWATLAELSVAKGWLPLFDFAYQGFARGLEEDAEGLRLFAAQHDELIVCSSYSKNFGLYNERVGACTLVAADAATADKAFSQVKAAIRANYSNPPSHGATVVATILGNDALKTIWEQELTAMRERIQRMRQLFVNTLQEKGAQQDFSFIIDQNGMFSFSGLTKEQVLRLRDEFGVYAVNSGRINVAGMTPENMAPLCEAIVAVL; encoded by the coding sequence ATGTTTGAAAATATCTCTGCCGCACCGGCCGATCCTATTCTCGGGCTGACCGATCTTTTCCGCGCCGATGACCGCGCGAATAAAATCAATCTGGGTATTGGTGTCTATAAAGATGAAACCGGCAAAACGCCGGTTCTGACCAGCGTCAAAAAAGCAGAACAGTATCTGCTGGAAAATGAAACCACCAAAAATTATCTGGGCATTGACGGTCTGCCAGCATTCGGTCAGCGCACGCAGGAGCTATTGTTTGGCAAGCAGAACGCCATCATTGCAGACAAACGTGCCCGTACAGCGCAAACCCCAGGCGGAACGGGCGCGTTGCGCGTAGCAGCCGATTTCATTGCCAATCAGACGTCTGCAAAACGCATTTGGATCAGTAATCCAACCTGGCCAAACCACAACAACGTCTTCTCTGCCGTCGGTTTGGAAGTGTGCCAATATGACTACTACGATGCAGCGAACCACGCGCTGGATTTTGATGGCTTGCTAAACAGCCTGAACGCTGCCCAAGCGGGTGACGTGGTGCTGTTCCACGGCTGTTGCCATAACCCAACCGGTATCGACCCTACCGCTGAGCAATGGGCTACGCTGGCTGAACTGTCAGTAGCGAAAGGCTGGTTGCCGCTGTTTGACTTCGCCTATCAGGGCTTTGCGCGCGGTTTGGAAGAAGATGCGGAAGGCCTGCGACTCTTCGCCGCGCAGCACGATGAGCTGATCGTATGCAGTTCGTACTCTAAAAACTTCGGTTTGTACAATGAGCGCGTCGGTGCCTGTACGCTGGTTGCTGCCGATGCCGCAACGGCAGATAAAGCATTCAGCCAGGTGAAAGCCGCTATTCGCGCAAACTACTCTAACCCTCCGTCACACGGTGCGACCGTTGTAGCGACCATTCTGGGCAACGACGCCCTGAAGACCATTTGGGAGCAGGAATTGACGGCGATGCGTGAGCGCATCCAACGCATGCGTCAGCTGTTCGTGAACACCTTGCAGGAAAAAGGCGCGCAGCAGGATTTCTCCTTCATCATCGACCAGAATGGAATGTTCTCATTCAGCGGTTTGACTAAAGAGCAGGTTCTGCGTCTGCGTGACGAATTCGGCGTTTATGCGGTGAACTCTGGCCGTATCAACGTTGCAGGAATGACGCCGGAAAACATGGCACCGCTCTGCGAAGCGATTGTTGCCGTACTCTGA
- the pncB gene encoding nicotinate phosphoribosyltransferase — MTLHTSPILHALLDTDAYKLHMQQAVYHHYYDVDVAAEFRCRGDELLGVYADEIAHQVDLMRFLSLSDDEFTYLSSLPFFKPDYLHWLRGFRFNPRQVSIKNNAGKLDIRITGPWREVILWEVPLLAVISEVVHRHRSPDVTTEQALARLSASLESFRQNSADVDLSRFKLMDFGTRRRFSRDVQQTIVTALQADFPYLIGTSNYDLARRLGITPVGTQAHEWFQAHQQISPTLANSQRAALQMWLHEYPSHLGIALTDCITMDAFLRDFDLPFAEAYQGLRHDSGDPVDWGEKAIAHYQRLNIDPMSKTLVFSDNLNLDKALTLYRHFGQRVNLVFGIGTRLTCDIPGVKPLNIVIKLVECNGKPVAKLSDSPGKTICQDQNFVCELRKAFDLPRVKKAS; from the coding sequence ATGACTTTGCACACTTCCCCGATTCTACACGCATTGCTGGATACCGACGCCTACAAGCTGCACATGCAACAGGCGGTGTATCATCACTATTATGATGTTGACGTTGCAGCTGAATTTCGCTGCCGCGGTGATGAGTTATTAGGCGTTTACGCCGACGAAATAGCCCATCAGGTCGATCTGATGCGCTTCTTGTCATTAAGTGATGACGAGTTTACCTATCTTTCTTCTCTGCCGTTCTTTAAGCCGGATTACCTGCACTGGCTGCGAGGCTTTCGCTTTAATCCGCGGCAGGTTTCGATCAAGAATAACGCTGGCAAGCTGGATATCCGCATCACCGGACCGTGGCGTGAAGTGATTTTGTGGGAAGTTCCCCTGTTGGCGGTCATCAGTGAAGTCGTGCATCGGCATCGCTCGCCCGACGTCACAACCGAGCAGGCTCTCGCCCGACTCTCCGCCTCGCTGGAGAGCTTCCGCCAAAACAGCGCGGATGTGGATCTCAGTCGCTTCAAGCTGATGGATTTCGGCACGCGTCGGCGTTTCTCTCGTGATGTCCAGCAGACGATTGTGACGGCACTGCAAGCTGATTTCCCTTACCTCATCGGCACCAGTAATTACGATCTGGCACGCCGTTTGGGTATCACACCGGTCGGCACACAGGCGCACGAGTGGTTTCAGGCTCATCAGCAAATCAGCCCAACACTGGCCAACAGCCAGCGCGCCGCACTGCAAATGTGGCTGCATGAATATCCCTCGCATTTAGGCATCGCATTAACCGACTGCATCACCATGGACGCCTTCCTGCGTGATTTCGATTTGCCGTTCGCTGAAGCCTATCAGGGGCTGCGTCACGATTCCGGCGATCCGGTCGATTGGGGAGAGAAAGCCATTGCACATTATCAGCGCCTGAATATCGACCCAATGAGCAAAACGCTGGTCTTCTCCGACAATCTGAATCTGGATAAAGCGCTGACGCTGTACCGTCATTTCGGGCAACGCGTGAATCTGGTGTTTGGTATCGGCACGCGCCTGACATGCGATATCCCCGGCGTGAAACCGCTGAATATCGTCATCAAACTGGTGGAATGCAACGGCAAACCGGTGGCAAAGCTCTCCGATAGTCCGGGTAAAACCATCTGCCAGGATCAGAACTTCGTGTGTGAGTTACGCAAAGCGTTTGACCTGCCTCGTGTGAAAAAGGCCAGTTAA